TCCCGCAGCTCGGGCCCACCACCGTGCTCATCGTGATCCTGCAGATCCTCGCGTCGCTCAAGGTCTTCGACCAGATCTACATCATGACGCAGGGCGGCCCCGGCGGTGTGACCCGCCCCGTCGTCCAGTACATCTTCGAGTCCGGCTTCACCGGCTACCGGTTCGGCTACGCGTCGGCGATCGCGTACATCTTCTTCGCGGTCATCATCATCGTGTCGCTGGCGCAGGTCGGGTTCACGTCGCGGAGGAACGCCCGATGACCACCACCGTCGCCCCCCAGCCCAACGCCGGAGCCGCCGGCGTCGTCGGTGGCCGTCGCCGCCGCCCCCAGGGACGCTTCGCGCACGCCGCCGGGCTGCGCGTCGGCGAGCGGTTCGCGAGCCCCGGTCGCATCCTCGCGATCCTCGCGCTCCTCGTGCTGGCCGTGTTCTGGCTCCTGCCGTTCCTGTGGGCCGTGTTCACGTCGTTCAAGTCGGAGACGTCCGCCGCGGCCACGCCCGTGTCCTGGTTCCCGCCCGACGGCTTCACCGCCGACGCGTACGCGAGCGTGCTGCGCGAGGGGAACATCCCGCTCTGGACGTGGAACAGCCTGCTCACGGCGGTCGCGATCACCGTCGTCACGCTGGTCGTGTCGTCGCTCGCGGCCTACGCGCTCGCGCGCATCGACTTCCGCGGCCGTAGGTGGCTGTTCTGGGTGATCATCGCGTCGATCATCGTGCCGCCGCCGGTGCTGATCGTCCCGCTGTTCTACGAGATGCTCGCGCTCAACCTCGTCGACACGTACTGGGCGATCATCCTGCCGCAGGTCGTCCACCCGGCCATGGTGTTCGTGCTCAAGAAGTTCTTCGAGCAGGTGCCCGTGGAGCTCGAGGACGCGGCCCGGATCGACGGCGCGGGACGCCTGCGGGTGTTCTGGTCGATCGTGCTGCCGCTGTCGCGGCCCATCCTCGCGGCCGTGTCGATCTTCGTGTTCATCGCCGCGTGGAACAACTTCCTGTGGCCGTTCATCATCACGAGCGACTCCTCGCTCATGACCCTGCCCGTCGGTCTGCAGACGGTGAAGAGCGCGTACGGCCTGCAGTACGCGCAGACGATGGCGTCCGCCGTGCTCGCGGCGCTCCCGCTGATCGTCGTCTTCCTGTTCTTCCAGCGGCAGATCATCAAGGGCTTCTCGACCACCGGCTTCGGCGGTCAGTGACGTCCGCGGCGGCGGCCCGGTCCACCCGCCGGGCCGCCGCCCTTCCCGCACCGCACGCACGACCCGCAGCACCCTGAGGAGACCCATGACCCAGGCACGACTCGTCCTCGACCGCGACTTCACCGTCGGGGAG
The sequence above is a segment of the Cellulomonas fimi genome. Coding sequences within it:
- a CDS encoding carbohydrate ABC transporter permease; this translates as MTTTVAPQPNAGAAGVVGGRRRRPQGRFAHAAGLRVGERFASPGRILAILALLVLAVFWLLPFLWAVFTSFKSETSAAATPVSWFPPDGFTADAYASVLREGNIPLWTWNSLLTAVAITVVTLVVSSLAAYALARIDFRGRRWLFWVIIASIIVPPPVLIVPLFYEMLALNLVDTYWAIILPQVVHPAMVFVLKKFFEQVPVELEDAARIDGAGRLRVFWSIVLPLSRPILAAVSIFVFIAAWNNFLWPFIITSDSSLMTLPVGLQTVKSAYGLQYAQTMASAVLAALPLIVVFLFFQRQIIKGFSTTGFGGQ